GGTTAGGTCAAATATGATCTTAATGAACTACGATTGATCTTAGCCTGACCAAATTTGGTTGAACATGGGTCGGCTCCAACTTAAATGAATGTAAACTCGCCGTAACTCGATTGAATGTGGAATTCACCAATTCATTTCAACTTGGGTTAGACCAACTTGAATATGATCTGACCCAACTTGACTTGGGTTTGAGCTAACTTAACTTGATTGAGACATGTACTAACTTGATTCAATTTAAACCTAGGTCAACTCATTTCAACTTTGGCTTAGGTTAACTTAACTCAACTCGAATTGACCTGACTTAATTTTAGTATGGTATGACTTGACTCGACCTTACACGAGTCTAACCTGATGCTATCTTATTTTGGCAAAACTTGATATAACATTTCATAGGTTAAAAACAAACTTGTTACacatttaaattcaatatatttgaatattttagaaattgtaAAATCCTTctccaaaaattaaatttatctaaaactttttattttatttagtaaaaagTTTTAAAGCCAACTCTACACGGAAGAAAGATACATTggtataatgtaaaaataagagttaatttaaaagaaaatatataattaattactataagatgaaatttaatgatgttatatatattatatatataaatatataaatacagtACACATAaaggaataaaaagaataaaaaaaatataaatttgatagaAATCTTTAACTAAAAGTTACATGGacagttatattatttttttgccTTTATTGTCCGTACGTAGATAGTTTGAAACTTGGGCCAACAGTTTCAGGCCTAACATGAAGGGCCCAATAATATTTTATCCGACCCGTTCCTGTCCATCTATCTTGCATTTCCATCCGGCAAGCTAACTCCACACAGTACAACCGCGAGGAACACCtgacacaaaaaaaaagaaaaaaagaaaaaaagaaaagctaaGCTAAGCTTCACTGCCATGCCTCCAACGTCATTCTCGTGTTCGTTCCTCACCCTGCAACCACGCTTCAATTCCTATGTTAACCCTATTTTCCGTTCACTCAGCTTCCAACTCTCTTCACCTCTCCCGTTCAATGCGCACTTCTCCAGCATTAGACTCCGCTCTTCGCTTTCGCGACCGGCGGAAACTGATTCTCCGACCGGCGGCAGGTCTGGAGCGTTAACTCCCGCCCCCTCCGTTGGGGCCGATGTTCAGAAAATCGACGTGAATCCTCCCAAGGGGACGCGCGACTTCCCGCCTGAAGACATGCGCTTGCGGAACTGGCTCTTCAACCATTTCAAAGAGGTGTCTGTGGTTTTGGATTCGAATTACTAATTTCCGTTTCGTGCATATGACTGCTCCCCCTcgattattgttttttttttacaattttgtcTTTCACTGCGAGGATCAGGTTTCGCGGTTGTATGGATTCGAAGAGGTTGATTATCCGGTGCTTGAGTCGGAGGCATTGTTCACTAGGAAAGCAGGAGAAGAGATTAAGGACCAGGTATCTCTTCCGCATTATCAATGACATGTTGAGTGTGTATCAATGGCGCTTGAATAACTAGTCCAACAACAAGACATGGATACGGGTACTAGACAGTTTTTTTGGAAATTTAAGGTTCCAACTGTAgcaaaatgtatataatatttatatagatgcaaaatattgataaagaaagagaaattgaTTCTTTCTTATTAATTCACAACTGCGATTATCACAATTTACAAAAAGACATCTGTGAtcataacagaaaaaaaagaaatagtttctgtatatattattataaccAGTCCTGAGTAACTATCAACAAAAACAACTTTGGTATAACTCAAAACAAGTTTTGCTTTTCCATACAATAACAGACAATTCACAAGCATCTTTGTGAAATTCCTGTCTAATGCTAATTATCATTCTCCTATCCTCCGTTACCATCATATAGCTTTTAAGTGTGGAACATCGGGAGAGAACTCTGCCATATTCAAGAAGCTTAACACCATCAAGAGAGACCTCTAGTGTAATATCTCCACCAATGATGTCCCACTATCCTGTCTCTCCTTTTTATTCAGTAACATCTTTAATCCTTTCCAGGCATTAAATTGACGGTAATGCTCATAAACCAAATGTTCTGTCCATTTTGGATCcatttttgtttctcttgaaAGAATGAATATGTACTTCAATTCCTCTCGTATCACGAGGAAGAGTATAGCTGCTCAAGAATCTTTAGGTCAATCTTTTTAGATATTATTTGAATGTATCTGAGTTATATCCtagaaaaaaggttaaaaaatcaaattataaaagattGGAAAAATATAGCTGTTCAAGAATCTTTAAGCCATGCTTTTTGGATACTTTTCAAATACGAAAACCTAAGGATTTCAAATTTATGCCAGAAGTATCtcaaaaaaagaattaaaataaaaaattctctTCCAATATGTATTTCGTAATATCGGGAGAGTATCAATATCTGACTTGAGTAAGACATTCTCTGATGATGTAATTTGTGCCTTGTAACTGGTGCGAATTACTTTATCTGAAAGTTTTCTGCTCTTCATAGTTGCATTATACTTGCGACAATGATCAACTCCGTGTTTCTCTGTTTAGCTCTGGTGATTATATTGACGAGTTACTTGGTTTAGTATTTTCTATGGTGGATAATGTCTAAGGTGGTAATATGTCATTCTATGTTTATTGTTACGAGTCTCTGATAGACATTCTTCCTCCTTGTCTTGTTGTTTTAGTTGTAGTCCTGTAGATAAGCATTAAAACTGCAAATACTTATTATCAGCATTGAGTTAACTGATTATTTACTGTTTCATAAATCGTATCGAGAAGAAATtcatttatgtttgattaagtgCATGCTATTTTAGTGTATGACAAAGTTAAACAATGATTCATGATATACCTACAAGCTGAAGGTACTTTGAGTAACTTTCATTTTTTCAGATCCGGGTCTTACATTCTAAACGCCAATGCAAATaagttatatttcttttaaagtgATCTTGGTGCTTTCCtgttataattttcttaaaatgatCTTGGTGTTCCCTGTTTCGGAAGTTGAGGCTTCTTCTCTATTATTCTGCACACTACACATAGACAATTGATACAGTGAAAATCAGACAATATGCTACGTGTAGTGAGTCTTGTTGGCATAATTCTATTCATTGACTTTATTCCATTAAGATTGCTAGAATAGAGCCATGGTATGGCTGTAAGGTATATAGTGGCTGTGCTTTTAATTTTCCTAATAGCACAATTGTAATTAGGTATGTTAGAGCTAGACATGTATGCATGGTTGAGTGTGTGATACAGTTTTTGTGTCACACATACAACATGCTGGTGGTGTGCTTAAAATATTAgcattttactaaaatatattttgatgaaaaacattttttattaaaagagtgGATAATGCAAATACATTAAGGAATTTTGACAAAATATTAAAGTATGTACATTTGAATTTGCAGCTTTATTGTTTTGAAGATCGGGGAAATCGCCGTGTTGCATTGAGGCCTGAACTTACTCCTTCTTTGGCAAGGCTGGTGATACAGAAAGGGTAAGGTTAATTCTTATGCATATTTTAAGTTTTCCTATATTTGCAGTTTGGATGTTAATCTATTACGGAAAAATTAAGCTTGAATATCTTGTATATGAGGGCCAACTTCTCTTTTTCATGTTTGTTCTTTAATTTCTAGGAAGTCGGTACCATTACCAATAAAGTGGTTCACTGTTGGACAATGTTGGCGGTATGAGAGAATGACTAGAGGCCGTCGTCGTGAGCACTACCAGTGGAACATGGATATTATTGGTGTTCCTGGGGTTATGGTATGTGCTGCCTGATATACACACTTTTTTGTTATGGATTGTCCTCTTTCTGGTCAAATGTTTCGTGATTGATCCAGAAAGCTAGGCACTAAGGTGTCATCAATTAGTAGTTGTGCCATTATACTTATTTTTGTGTAGCACTTAGGCTGTTATGGTAAGATATCCTTTGAGCAGTGATTGATTACTCTATTTTATTCATCCTCCCTTCTCTTATAACAATACAGAAACCTGTGCTTTCTATTTGTAGTCGAGtcagaaaataatgaaaatttctgaACGTTCTTTGTTATTAAGAAATAACAtgtgttgttttttgttttgtattttgtttctggCATTCTTTTGGGTAAGTTTTAATGGTTGGTTTGCATTATGTACCTCATTTTAAAATCTTGAATGATggtaattttaatattgttaagtGTATTGGactattatctatttttttaccATGCTTCTTTTCATGTTGTAGGCCGAAGCAGAGCTTTTATCTTCTATTGTCACTTTGTTTAAGCGAATAGGAATTACAGAATCAGATGTTGGATTTAAGGTTTCCAGTCGAAAGGTGGAGATTTCATTTTCATTGTATGTGTGAGATAGCCTATATAACAACACATGGTGAATATTTAAATAGCTTTTACTAGAAATTTGTGGTGCAATTATCACAATTTTAGTGATTTGATTTATGCTTATCTATTTATAAGTGATTCTGCTGTACTGTAATAcgcaataataaataatactcATGTAAACACAGAACATATCTCACTTCTTTGGGGTTtgtatttatttctatttaactGGTCAAGATGTATGATAGATTGAATTTATCAAATTCTTTTAGCCATATGCTCCGCATTTGTGGTTGAAAAGTCATTCAAATGTTGGTATAAGGGATGTTGCTATGGGCAAGAAAAGTAGGTTGGGGATGATTTCTAACGTAGTGTGCTGTTAAATCTTGGTTTAGTAGTACCGAGGAGTATGATAGATATAGATATGTCCTATATTTTGGCACAATATTACAATCTAAGACCTTGCCTTGTTATGACTCTTTTTGGTCACATGCCTGTTTTGCATGATTGTTCTATCTTCATTTATTGTGAcaattaattgataatattttgtgAAGTACATCTTCATTGGGTTGATGCATGTAGTTTGTTTTAACTTTGTAGGTAATTGGAGTCTGCATACAACTTTAGTTCtaacatattaattaatatgGTTCTTTTATTGCTTTGGTTTATCATGGTCTTACTCTGTTGGATATCTCCTCGCTGTACAGGTTCTACAGGAAGTATTAAATTGTTATTCAGTACCAGAACATTTATTTGGCAAGGTCTGCATCATTATTGATAAAGTGAGTGATACGTAATGTTGCTCTTTTAGGTTATTTTTCTAATTGTTCATGCTGCTGTAGCATTCTTGATCCTTATATGcccatgaaaaaaataatgataaggGATCATGATAAGTTCAATTAGTTTGTGTGGCTTGTTAATGACCAAGAGCATGTACAAGTACAACCAAAAGGCTGAAGCTAAGAtcaaatgatattaaatttctATGAACTATGGCTAGTTCATGTTTATTCGATAAATCACATTTCACATCACCCAACATAATgctaaaaatatatacaaaattcaGTCTTCGTACAGAATATACTTTTGCTATATTTCTTAAATGAAAGAGAAACAAGAGACATGTGATTAAGTCTGTGTGAATTACACAATGAAGGAAATATTCATGCTAGGTGTACAAGAATAATTACAAATAACTACAAGAATATGCAAATAACCCTAATTAACATAATACAAGAATATAATCTGCCCA
This sequence is a window from Vigna angularis cultivar LongXiaoDou No.4 chromosome 2, ASM1680809v1, whole genome shotgun sequence. Protein-coding genes within it:
- the LOC108322451 gene encoding histidine--tRNA ligase, chloroplastic/mitochondrial, with the protein product MPPTSFSCSFLTLQPRFNSYVNPIFRSLSFQLSSPLPFNAHFSSIRLRSSLSRPAETDSPTGGRSGALTPAPSVGADVQKIDVNPPKGTRDFPPEDMRLRNWLFNHFKEVSRLYGFEEVDYPVLESEALFTRKAGEEIKDQLYCFEDRGNRRVALRPELTPSLARLVIQKGKSVPLPIKWFTVGQCWRYERMTRGRRREHYQWNMDIIGVPGVMAEAELLSSIVTLFKRIGITESDVGFKVSSRKVLQEVLNCYSVPEHLFGKVCIIIDKIEKIPVDEIKKELKAVGLSQEAVQKLLQVLSVKSLEELEERLGSSGEAIADLKQLFSLAEKIGFAKWLQFDASVVRGLAYYTGIVFEGFDREGKLRAICGGGRYDHLFSTFGADDIAACGFGFGDAVIVELLKEKGLLPELNLNVDDIVCALDEDLQGHAAMVANILREKGHSVELVLESKQLKWVFKRAARVNAERLVLVGNSEWQRGVVGVKILSTAEQYEVKLDDLK